A DNA window from Fragaria vesca subsp. vesca linkage group LG3, FraVesHawaii_1.0, whole genome shotgun sequence contains the following coding sequences:
- the LOC101305445 gene encoding uncharacterized protein LOC101305445, with protein MGNSLRCCLACVLPCGALDLIRIVHLNGYVEEITRPITAGEILAANPNHVLSKPCSQGVVRRILILSPESELKRGSIYFLIPESSVPDSKKKKSKGSSGVKKSSKKRLSSVDANVSECDRYLTEIVTENKKSSSRRDRRTGRSLGAFQPHLESISED; from the coding sequence ATGGGCAACAGTTTAAGGTGTTGTTTAGCTTGTGTTCTACCTTGTGGAGCTCTAGACTTGATCCGAATAGTCCATTTAAACGGCTACGTAGAAGAAATCACACGTCCGATCACTGCCGGCGAGATCCTTGCCGCCAATCCAAATCACGTTCTGAGCAAGCCATGTTCACAAGGCGTCGTTCGCCGCATTTTGATTCTGTCGCCGGAGTCGGAGCTCAAGCGAGGAAGCATATACTTCTTGATTCCGGAGTCTTCGGTACCGGACAGTAAGAAGAAGAAGAGCAAAGGTAGTAGCGGCGTTAAGAAGTCGTCAAAGAAGAGACTAAGCAGTGTTGATGCCAATGTCTCCGAGTGTGATCGATACTTGACGGAGATCGTAACGGAAAATAAAAAATCCTCATCACGTAGGGATCGCCGGACCGGACGATCACTCGGAGCATTTCAGCCTCATCTTGAGAGCATTTCTGAAGACTAG